In the genome of Metabacillus litoralis, the window GAGCAAGTAATCAAGCTATAGAATTAGAAAAAAAATTAGGTATGGAATTTGTTTACAAAACTACAGGCCATCGAATTAGTTCTTCATACTCAGGAGCAAAAATAAAGTGGCTGAAAGACAACAAACCCGATATTTTTAATAAAACGTATAAATTCTTACAGGCAAAGGATTATCTAGCCTATAAGTTAACGGGTGTTTATGCAACAGATTATTCAGATGCGTGTGGTACAAATTGTCTTGATATTTTGAAGAAAACTTGGTCAAAAGAAATTCTTTATGCTTGGGAGTTGAGTGAAGATCTTTTTCCGAAATTGCATGCCTCAACAGATATCATTGGGTATGTGACAAAGGAAGCAGCAGAAAAAACTGGTTTATTAGAGGGTACGCCAGTGGTGATTGGTGCTGGTGACGGAGTCTGTGCAGCTGCAGGGGTAGGGGTTATTGATGAAGGAGAAGCATTTAACTATATTGGTTCTTCTTCCTGGATTGCATTAGCATCAAATCACCCAGTATTCGACCCAGAAATGAAGACGTATACATGGATTCATGTGGATGAAAATAAATATTCTCCAAATGGTACGATGCAATGTGGTGGTGGATCCGTTCAATGGATAACAAACCTATTATATCAAAACAAGTGTGACAAGTATGACTTGATGAATCAAGAAGCAAATCAATCACCCGTGGGCGCCAATCAGTTAATCTATCTGCCTTATTTAATGGGTGAAAGATCCCCTAGATGGAATCCTGATGCCAGGGGCACGTTTGTAGGGTTATCTATCACTCATTCTCGAGGAGATATGGCTAGATCTGTGATGGAGGGTGTAGCTTTTAATCTTAGAATTGTTTTGGATACTTTTAGGGATGCTGGTGTACATGTTGAAAATATGTGGGTACTTGGCGGTGGTGCTAAAAGTGAATTATGGAGGCAAATTCTTTCAGATATTTACGATGTTAGGATCGATGTTCCCTCTTATTTAGAGGAGGCCACTTCCATGGGAGCAGCTATGGCTGGTGCTGTTGGTTGTGGAGCAATAAAAGATTTCCAAGAAGCAAAAAAATGGATTAAAAAAGTAGAAACATATGATCCTATTAAACGAAATCAAGAGACGTATTCCGGATTATATGACATTTTTAATGAAGCGTATAACCAGCTGATTCCTGTATTTACGAAACTAAAAAATCAAAAAAGTAAAGGAGTTCTCATATGAAAGAGATGTTTATGCCATTTTCAACAACTTATGAGTTTGAGACTGGAAAACTGAGCCCGGAAGGAAATGTAATCGTCCGAAATT includes:
- the xylB gene encoding xylulokinase encodes the protein MRKLIVAHDVGTTGNKATLYSSNGELIHSAFYGYETNYPESNWAEQNPADWWEAVCVTTNELLQHQDVKREEIAVVSFSGQMLGCLPVDRNGNPLQDAIIWADMRASNQAIELEKKLGMEFVYKTTGHRISSSYSGAKIKWLKDNKPDIFNKTYKFLQAKDYLAYKLTGVYATDYSDACGTNCLDILKKTWSKEILYAWELSEDLFPKLHASTDIIGYVTKEAAEKTGLLEGTPVVIGAGDGVCAAAGVGVIDEGEAFNYIGSSSWIALASNHPVFDPEMKTYTWIHVDENKYSPNGTMQCGGGSVQWITNLLYQNKCDKYDLMNQEANQSPVGANQLIYLPYLMGERSPRWNPDARGTFVGLSITHSRGDMARSVMEGVAFNLRIVLDTFRDAGVHVENMWVLGGGAKSELWRQILSDIYDVRIDVPSYLEEATSMGAAMAGAVGCGAIKDFQEAKKWIKKVETYDPIKRNQETYSGLYDIFNEAYNQLIPVFTKLKNQKSKGVLI